A section of the Ciceribacter thiooxidans genome encodes:
- a CDS encoding aminotransferase class I/II-fold pyridoxal phosphate-dependent enzyme: protein MDESKRQNILNRMKGLQKNVDQGRVFRTEQALSSLPRRKQPGFGDLPEYKQVVMQQRASEYLGMENPFYRAHEGASGATAMIDGRTYDNFASYDYLGLNRHPDVLGAAERSIQQFGISASASRLVAGERTIHHELESSIAENYGAEAAICFVSGYLTNVAAISCLMGPRDLVIHDEFMHNSGLAGVKLSGATRRFFKHNDVADLERVLKSLADQYERILVIAEGVYSMDGDIADLPGLLRLKEQYGFWLMLDEAHSLGVLGDSGRGVFEHYGVDPASVDIWMGTLSKTTCSCGGYIAGSEALITLLKAQAGGFVYSVGLAPGLAGAAIASLGVLRAEPQRTRDLRRNSHLFLDLARQRGLDTGLSQGYSVVPVLVADSLRAVQLSNELYQAGVNVLPIIHPAVPEGLARLRFFITSAHTEEQIGRAVDLTATILEKLKQQNFGLASVDVGQLMAKLGKG, encoded by the coding sequence ATGGACGAAAGCAAGCGGCAGAATATCCTGAACAGGATGAAGGGTCTGCAGAAGAACGTGGATCAGGGGCGTGTTTTCCGAACGGAACAAGCTCTCAGTTCGCTGCCTCGTCGCAAGCAGCCGGGATTTGGTGATCTGCCGGAGTACAAGCAGGTTGTCATGCAGCAGCGTGCCAGCGAGTATCTCGGCATGGAGAACCCGTTCTATCGCGCCCATGAGGGCGCGAGCGGCGCAACGGCGATGATCGACGGTCGCACGTACGATAATTTTGCTTCTTACGATTATCTCGGTTTGAACCGGCATCCGGATGTGCTCGGTGCGGCCGAACGCTCCATTCAGCAGTTCGGTATCTCGGCGTCTGCGAGCCGGTTGGTGGCCGGAGAGCGCACGATCCATCACGAACTGGAATCGTCCATTGCCGAAAACTACGGCGCGGAAGCCGCCATTTGCTTCGTCAGTGGTTACCTGACCAACGTGGCGGCCATTAGTTGCCTCATGGGACCGCGCGATCTGGTGATCCATGACGAGTTCATGCACAACAGTGGCCTGGCCGGCGTCAAACTCTCAGGCGCCACGCGCCGCTTTTTCAAGCACAATGACGTCGCCGATCTGGAGCGCGTACTCAAGTCGCTGGCCGACCAATACGAGCGGATACTGGTCATCGCCGAAGGCGTCTACTCGATGGACGGCGACATTGCGGACCTTCCCGGGCTTCTGCGTCTCAAGGAGCAATACGGCTTCTGGCTGATGCTCGACGAAGCGCATTCTCTCGGAGTGCTCGGGGACAGCGGTCGCGGCGTTTTTGAGCATTACGGCGTCGATCCGGCCTCCGTCGACATCTGGATGGGTACGCTCTCCAAGACAACATGCAGCTGCGGCGGCTATATCGCGGGTAGCGAGGCTCTGATTACGCTTCTGAAGGCTCAGGCCGGCGGCTTCGTCTACAGTGTCGGTCTGGCTCCGGGTCTGGCCGGCGCGGCTATCGCCAGCCTTGGCGTGTTGAGAGCCGAACCACAGCGAACGCGGGATCTTCGGCGAAACAGCCACTTGTTCCTGGATTTGGCCCGGCAGCGCGGCCTCGACACCGGTCTGAGCCAAGGCTATTCCGTCGTGCCGGTTCTGGTCGCCGACTCGCTTCGTGCCGTGCAATTATCGAACGAGTTGTATCAAGCGGGTGTGAATGTTCTCCCGATCATTCACCCGGCGGTTCCTGAAGGTCTGGCTCGGCTGCGCTTCTTCATCACGAGCGCACACACGGAAGAGCAGATCGGCCGTGCCGTCGATCTGACGGCGACAATTCTCGAAAAGCTGAAACAGCAGAACTTCGGGCTCGCGTCGGTGGATGTCGGCCAGTTGATGGCGAAGCTCGGCAAGGGCTGA
- a CDS encoding SDR family oxidoreductase, translated as MVHVIVTGGSSGIGLAIARCYLKRGATVTLIGRDSDRLTGARDRLCDETGCSQERVHLGQADVADEIQLESVIAAAEATHGACDILVASAGVVAPAEFHLQEAQDFRRQIDTNLVGAVNAVRAVYCGMKARGHGKILVVSSGAALIGIFGYAAYCASKSALMAFVEALRLEATAHGIGVSICFPPDTDTPQLAAELQVRPAQAAAMMKAGGAWSAEAVAARIVRALDRNERTVYFTATIFLLGRFGSVVRPIVYWWFERKRVRLR; from the coding sequence ATGGTTCATGTCATCGTGACAGGCGGATCGAGCGGGATAGGGCTCGCTATCGCGCGCTGCTATTTGAAGCGGGGAGCCACCGTCACTCTCATCGGGCGAGATTCCGATCGACTCACCGGTGCGCGTGATCGTCTGTGTGACGAAACAGGCTGTTCTCAGGAACGTGTTCATCTCGGTCAGGCGGACGTCGCCGACGAAATCCAGCTCGAGAGCGTGATCGCGGCGGCGGAGGCGACGCACGGTGCGTGCGATATTCTGGTGGCGTCGGCGGGCGTCGTTGCGCCGGCGGAGTTCCATCTGCAGGAGGCGCAGGACTTTCGTCGGCAAATCGACACGAACCTGGTCGGGGCGGTGAATGCCGTGCGGGCCGTCTACTGCGGGATGAAGGCGCGCGGGCACGGCAAGATACTGGTGGTGTCCTCCGGCGCTGCGCTCATTGGTATCTTCGGTTATGCCGCCTATTGCGCTTCCAAGTCTGCCCTCATGGCGTTCGTCGAGGCTTTGCGCCTGGAGGCGACAGCTCACGGGATCGGCGTCTCGATCTGTTTTCCGCCGGATACCGATACGCCGCAGCTGGCCGCTGAACTGCAGGTTCGCCCGGCGCAGGCAGCGGCTATGATGAAAGCTGGCGGAGCCTGGAGCGCGGAGGCTGTTGCCGCGAGGATTGTCCGGGCGCTCGACCGAAATGAGCGCACCGTCTATTTCACTGCGACGATCTTCCTGCTTGGCCGTTTCGGTTCGGTCGTGCGGCCGATCGTCTACTGGTGGTTCGAGCGCAAGCGCGTCAGGCTGCGGTGA
- a CDS encoding capsule biosynthesis protein has product MQVGIMHRLALLILQGPASPFLKEVAREAENAGAKVFKINFCLGDGVFWWPRKADWFTGGSDEWPAFLLDYLRRNGITDILMLGDGRQKHAAAVEIAREAGVRVHVLEHGYLRPDWLTIEPEGMSGRSWFPRDVTTLRALADSVPAVDLRSRFKSSFLTYALYDLAYHVPNVLLGWLLHPNYRTHGPVHPLVEYAGWIGKGLTSRRRRRQAQEVQQRYLPTETSAPRYFLFPLQLPGDYQIRIHAPFGDHFEIVSATISSFAEEAPADTRLLFKTHPIDNGLSGWAGFVMREARRHGVEQRVDVIDGGDLDKLIANATGIVTVNSTVGLSAIMADKPVITLGAAIYDVAGATHQDSLANFWRTPQAPQPDMPEVLAKALVTTTQVRGGFLGAEAIAAGARGVVTRIMDPCSALKRPSSAATIYRYEPELRQASITAA; this is encoded by the coding sequence TTGCAGGTCGGGATCATGCACCGTTTGGCACTCCTTATTTTGCAGGGCCCCGCCTCGCCGTTCCTCAAGGAGGTCGCGAGAGAAGCGGAGAACGCCGGCGCGAAAGTCTTCAAGATCAATTTCTGCTTGGGAGACGGCGTCTTCTGGTGGCCGCGAAAGGCCGATTGGTTCACCGGTGGATCGGACGAATGGCCCGCTTTCCTTCTTGACTATCTTCGTCGTAACGGCATCACCGACATCTTGATGCTTGGAGACGGCCGACAGAAGCATGCCGCCGCAGTAGAGATTGCACGCGAGGCCGGTGTCAGAGTTCACGTCCTGGAACACGGCTATCTCCGTCCTGACTGGCTCACGATCGAGCCGGAGGGCATGTCCGGACGCTCCTGGTTTCCGCGCGACGTAACGACGCTCCGTGCACTTGCGGATAGTGTTCCGGCTGTCGATCTGCGAAGCCGTTTCAAGAGCAGCTTCCTCACCTACGCACTCTATGATCTTGCCTATCATGTTCCCAACGTCCTTCTGGGCTGGCTGCTTCATCCCAATTATCGGACGCACGGTCCCGTTCATCCGTTGGTCGAATATGCGGGCTGGATCGGAAAAGGTCTGACCTCCCGCCGCCGGCGCAGGCAAGCGCAGGAGGTGCAACAACGCTACCTGCCGACGGAAACGTCGGCGCCGCGGTACTTTCTGTTTCCGTTACAGTTGCCAGGGGACTACCAGATCCGCATTCATGCGCCGTTCGGCGACCACTTCGAGATCGTAAGCGCGACCATCTCTTCCTTTGCAGAGGAGGCGCCGGCGGATACACGACTGCTGTTCAAGACCCATCCAATCGATAACGGGCTAAGCGGATGGGCCGGTTTTGTCATGCGAGAGGCCCGGCGTCATGGCGTCGAGCAGCGCGTCGATGTGATCGACGGCGGTGATCTCGACAAGCTCATCGCCAATGCCACCGGAATTGTCACGGTCAATTCAACGGTCGGCCTGTCGGCCATCATGGCAGACAAGCCTGTGATCACACTCGGTGCCGCGATCTACGACGTTGCCGGCGCCACGCATCAGGATAGCCTCGCGAACTTCTGGAGAACACCGCAAGCGCCGCAACCGGATATGCCAGAGGTGCTTGCAAAAGCGCTCGTGACGACAACCCAGGTCCGCGGCGGTTTTCTCGGCGCCGAAGCAATCGCAGCCGGCGCGCGTGGTGTGGTCACGCGGATTATGGATCCCTGTTCCGCCTTGAAGCGTCCCTCCTCGGCGGCAACCATCTATCGCTATGAACCGGAATTGAGGCAGGCGTCCATCACCGCAGCCTGA
- a CDS encoding capsule biosynthesis protein — MKHWPIFLEKLIRREKVTDILYYADQLPYHEIACEIGARLGVRCHAVEFGYLRPDWITLERDGMGHLSHFPNDPVAVRAIASKVGTPDLHVLYPHSFGQEAFNEVFYNLTAFFGRAFFPLYVADKYYSALVDYLPWLVRWVHRPRTTPPELFENGHVPFFIVALQLQSDYQIRANSPYGHLEEMLDEVIASFAAHAAVGHALVFKQHPLDNGLERWGKRIARIAEKYGVSERVMFIEQGNLDAILRQSSGTVVVNSTVGIHSIRKLKPTIALGCAVYDIPGLTHQGSLDAFWTNPEPVDEQLLHDFIAALAATIQVKGSFYNKEGRRAGVAEVVARVLEARVNEPGAFVDPAPRIESPKASSRR, encoded by the coding sequence TTGAAACACTGGCCCATTTTTCTCGAGAAACTAATCCGGCGGGAGAAGGTCACCGATATTCTCTATTACGCGGACCAGTTGCCCTATCACGAGATTGCCTGCGAAATCGGGGCAAGGCTTGGTGTCCGTTGTCATGCGGTGGAGTTCGGCTATCTGCGACCGGACTGGATCACCCTCGAACGCGACGGAATGGGTCACCTCTCCCATTTCCCGAACGATCCCGTCGCGGTACGGGCGATCGCCAGCAAGGTCGGTACGCCAGATCTTCACGTTCTGTATCCGCATAGCTTCGGGCAGGAGGCATTCAACGAGGTCTTTTACAATCTGACGGCGTTTTTTGGTCGCGCGTTCTTCCCGCTTTACGTCGCTGACAAGTACTACTCGGCGCTGGTCGATTATTTGCCTTGGCTCGTGCGGTGGGTCCATCGCCCGCGTACTACACCGCCTGAGCTCTTCGAGAATGGTCACGTGCCGTTTTTCATCGTCGCGCTTCAGCTGCAGAGCGATTATCAGATCCGCGCGAACTCGCCGTACGGTCATCTCGAGGAGATGCTGGACGAGGTCATCGCTTCGTTCGCTGCACACGCCGCTGTCGGTCACGCCCTTGTCTTCAAGCAGCATCCGCTCGACAACGGGCTCGAACGTTGGGGCAAGAGGATCGCGCGCATCGCCGAGAAATACGGTGTCTCCGAGAGGGTCATGTTCATCGAGCAGGGTAACCTGGATGCAATCCTGCGGCAGTCGTCCGGCACCGTCGTCGTCAACTCGACGGTTGGCATCCACAGCATCAGGAAATTGAAGCCGACGATTGCTCTCGGCTGTGCCGTTTATGACATCCCGGGACTGACACATCAGGGAAGTCTCGACGCTTTCTGGACCAATCCCGAGCCGGTTGACGAACAGCTTCTCCATGACTTCATAGCGGCTTTGGCGGCGACAATTCAGGTCAAGGGAAGCTTCTACAACAAAGAAGGCCGGCGTGCCGGCGTAGCCGAGGTCGTGGCGCGTGTGCTTGAGGCGCGGGTCAACGAGCCCGGCGCCTTTGTCGATCCGGCGCCTCGGATCGAAT